In a genomic window of Labilithrix sp.:
- a CDS encoding GTP-binding protein, which yields MSEGKIPVTVLTGFLGSGKTTLLNRILSENHGKRIAVIENEFGEIGIDQALVINADEEIFEMNNGCICCTVRGDLIRILGNLMKRRDKFDHILVETTGMADPGPVAQTFFVDDEMRDMFELDGIVTMVDAKHVALHIEDSDECKEQIAFGDVIVLNKTDLATPAELDALQSRIQSMNALAKVHRAVDAAVPIETVLDVGGFDLARALEKKPSFLEPEYPFEWAGTFALEEGAYEIALADGPDPSMSLVVSPVAAEAAAELPKAVLDDAVRVWSEPATTCSLKGELAPGATRWELDLEAKGRKTFALRVPKAGTYALFTEHLPEEFSLVVRGPKGELAPVSAKDFAAGHTHDDTVSSVGIRHEGAVDETKLNTWLSALLRERGTDIFRMKGILNVKGQDHRYVFQGVHMLVDGRADTPWGSKPRVNELVFIGRKLDRELLERGFRACLA from the coding sequence ATGTCCGAAGGAAAGATCCCCGTCACCGTCCTCACCGGCTTCCTCGGCTCGGGGAAGACCACCCTCCTCAACCGGATCCTCAGCGAGAACCACGGCAAGCGCATCGCGGTCATCGAGAACGAGTTCGGCGAGATCGGGATCGATCAGGCGCTCGTCATCAACGCCGACGAAGAGATCTTCGAGATGAACAACGGGTGCATCTGCTGCACCGTGCGCGGCGACCTGATCCGGATCCTCGGCAACTTGATGAAGCGCCGAGACAAGTTCGATCACATCCTCGTGGAGACGACGGGGATGGCGGACCCGGGGCCGGTGGCGCAGACCTTCTTCGTCGACGACGAGATGCGCGACATGTTCGAGCTCGACGGCATCGTGACGATGGTCGACGCGAAGCACGTCGCGCTCCACATCGAAGACTCGGACGAGTGCAAGGAGCAGATCGCGTTCGGCGACGTCATCGTCTTGAACAAGACGGACCTCGCGACGCCCGCCGAGCTCGACGCCCTGCAGAGCCGCATCCAATCGATGAACGCGCTGGCGAAGGTCCATCGCGCGGTCGACGCCGCGGTGCCGATCGAGACGGTGCTCGACGTCGGCGGCTTCGATCTGGCTCGCGCGCTCGAGAAGAAGCCGTCGTTCCTGGAGCCCGAGTATCCGTTCGAGTGGGCCGGCACCTTCGCCCTCGAAGAAGGCGCCTACGAGATCGCGCTCGCCGACGGCCCCGATCCGAGCATGTCCCTCGTCGTGTCTCCGGTCGCCGCGGAGGCGGCCGCCGAGCTCCCGAAGGCGGTCTTGGACGACGCCGTGCGCGTGTGGTCGGAGCCGGCGACGACGTGCTCACTGAAGGGCGAGCTCGCTCCGGGGGCCACGCGCTGGGAGCTGGACCTCGAGGCCAAGGGGCGGAAGACGTTCGCCCTCCGGGTCCCGAAGGCGGGGACGTACGCGCTCTTCACCGAGCACCTCCCGGAGGAGTTCTCGCTCGTCGTCCGCGGCCCGAAGGGGGAGCTCGCGCCGGTGAGCGCGAAGGACTTCGCGGCCGGCCACACGCACGACGACACCGTCTCGTCCGTCGGTATCCGGCACGAGGGCGCGGTGGACGAGACCAAATTGAATACCTGGCTCAGCGCCCTCCTTCGCGAGCGAGGCACCGACATCTTCCGCATGAAGGGGATCCTGAACGTGAAGGGGCAGGACCATCGCTACGTGTTCCAGGGCGTCCACATGCTCGTCGACGGCCGCGCCGACACGCCGTGGGGGAGCAAGCCCCGCGTCAACGAGCTCGTGTTCATCGGACGCAAGCTCGATCGCGAGCTGCTCGAGCGAGGTTTCCGCGCATGCCTGGCCTGA
- a CDS encoding PQQ-binding-like beta-propeller repeat protein, translating to MPGLSRTSAPRELELGYRVALDDYPTAVAFSPTGDRLLVGTGGGELALFDAATGKETWRRSVHPGGVLSVSFGPRAIASSGQDGTARIVSPTGDVLHELPGVGSGWVEHIAWSHDGKLLAAASGKFVRIWHDDGSPLLETQPHASTVTALQWGRKRAELATSCYGGAYLWSIQSGANPRHLPFKGSLISLAWSPDERVIACGSQDCSVHFWRLDTGRDSEMTGYPFKPKALAWDARASMLATGGDATICIWEFSGKGPEGTRPIQLAAHEGQVSALTFHSRKALLASAGQDMGIIVWEPRRSTEPIAFSFLDDTPATLAWHPEREAVVTTDVSGNLASWRLPR from the coding sequence ATGCCTGGCCTGAGTCGAACATCGGCGCCGCGCGAGCTCGAGCTCGGGTACCGCGTCGCGCTCGACGACTACCCGACGGCGGTGGCCTTCTCGCCCACGGGTGATCGGCTGCTCGTGGGGACGGGCGGAGGCGAGCTCGCGCTCTTCGACGCGGCGACGGGCAAGGAGACGTGGCGCCGGAGCGTGCATCCGGGCGGCGTCCTCTCGGTGAGCTTCGGTCCACGCGCGATCGCCTCCTCGGGTCAGGACGGGACGGCGCGCATCGTCTCGCCCACTGGAGACGTCCTCCACGAGCTCCCCGGCGTCGGCTCCGGTTGGGTCGAGCACATCGCGTGGAGCCACGACGGCAAGCTCCTTGCCGCGGCGTCCGGGAAGTTCGTCCGGATCTGGCACGACGACGGCTCGCCCTTGCTCGAGACACAGCCCCACGCCAGCACCGTCACCGCCCTGCAGTGGGGACGGAAGCGCGCCGAGCTCGCGACGAGCTGCTACGGCGGCGCGTACCTGTGGTCGATCCAGAGCGGCGCGAACCCCCGCCATCTCCCCTTCAAGGGCTCGCTCATCTCGCTCGCTTGGAGCCCCGACGAGCGAGTCATCGCCTGCGGGAGCCAGGACTGCTCGGTCCACTTCTGGCGCCTCGACACCGGCCGAGACTCGGAGATGACGGGCTACCCCTTCAAACCGAAGGCGCTCGCGTGGGACGCGAGGGCGTCGATGCTCGCCACCGGCGGCGACGCGACGATCTGCATCTGGGAGTTCTCCGGCAAGGGCCCCGAAGGAACGCGGCCGATCCAGCTCGCCGCGCACGAGGGCCAGGTGAGCGCGCTCACCTTTCATTCGCGCAAGGCCCTGCTCGCGTCCGCGGGACAAGACATGGGGATCATCGTCTGGGAGCCGCGCAGATCGACCGAGCCGATCGCCTTCTCCTTCCTCGACGACACCCCGGCGACGCTCGCGTGGCACCCGGAGCGAGAGGCCGTCGTCACCACCGACGTCTCGGGGAACCTCGCCTCGTGGCGCCTGCCGCGTTGA
- the zigA gene encoding zinc metallochaperone GTPase ZigA yields the protein MASQRLPVTVLSGFLGAGKTTLLNHVLRNREGMRVAVIVNDMSEINIDAQLLKSGGGALRRVEEKLVEMQNGCICCTLREDLLVEVARLAKEGRFDYLLIESTGISEPLPVAETFTFEDEASKANLSDVARLDTMVTVVDAKSFLDDWQSEDDLRARKAALSDDDERSVADLLVEQVEFANVLVINKIDLVSSDDVARLEAMLRHLNPEATIVVTERGRISPRAILDTGLFDFEKAAQAPGWMKEVRGEHVPETEEYGISSFVYRARRPFHPQRFWDFLHSGWQGVVRSKGFFWLSTRMDLAGSWSQAGGSASAEPAGMWFAALPKSEWPDDPENGRVIEAAWEEPWGDRRQELVFIGADMDRATLLEGLSQCLLTDEEMRRGPKAWATFPDPFPTWARGAE from the coding sequence ATGGCATCGCAACGCCTCCCTGTCACCGTGCTCTCCGGATTCCTGGGCGCCGGCAAGACGACGCTCCTGAACCACGTCCTCCGGAATCGGGAGGGGATGCGCGTCGCCGTCATCGTCAACGACATGAGCGAGATCAACATCGACGCGCAGCTCCTGAAGAGCGGCGGCGGCGCGCTCCGCCGGGTCGAGGAGAAGCTCGTTGAAATGCAAAATGGATGCATTTGCTGCACCCTGCGCGAGGACCTCCTCGTCGAGGTCGCCAGGCTCGCGAAGGAGGGCCGCTTCGACTACCTCCTCATCGAGTCGACCGGCATCTCCGAGCCGCTGCCGGTGGCGGAGACCTTCACGTTCGAGGACGAGGCGTCGAAGGCCAACCTCTCGGACGTCGCGCGCCTCGACACGATGGTCACCGTCGTCGACGCGAAGTCGTTCCTCGACGACTGGCAGAGCGAAGACGATCTCCGCGCGCGGAAGGCGGCGCTGAGCGACGACGACGAGCGATCGGTCGCGGACCTCCTCGTCGAGCAGGTCGAGTTCGCGAACGTCCTCGTCATCAACAAGATCGACCTCGTGAGCAGCGACGACGTCGCGCGCCTCGAGGCGATGCTCCGCCACTTGAACCCCGAAGCGACCATCGTCGTGACGGAGCGCGGACGGATCTCGCCGCGCGCGATCCTGGACACGGGGCTCTTCGACTTCGAGAAGGCGGCGCAGGCGCCGGGCTGGATGAAGGAGGTGCGCGGCGAGCACGTCCCGGAGACGGAGGAGTACGGGATCTCGAGCTTCGTCTACCGCGCGCGCCGCCCGTTCCATCCCCAGCGCTTCTGGGACTTCCTCCACTCGGGATGGCAAGGCGTCGTCCGCTCGAAGGGGTTCTTCTGGCTCTCGACGCGCATGGACCTCGCGGGGAGCTGGTCGCAGGCAGGCGGCTCGGCCTCGGCGGAGCCCGCCGGCATGTGGTTCGCCGCGCTGCCGAAGAGCGAGTGGCCGGACGATCCCGAGAACGGGCGCGTGATCGAGGCGGCCTGGGAGGAGCCGTGGGGCGACCGGCGCCAGGAGCTCGTCTTCATCGGCGCGGACATGGATCGAGCCACGCTCCTCGAGGGCCTCTCCCAGTGCCTGCTCACCGACGAGGAGATGCGGAGAGGACCGAAGGCGTGGGCGACGTTTCCGGATCCCTTCCCGACGTGGGCTCGAGGCGCAGAGTGA
- a CDS encoding zf-TFIIB domain-containing protein, producing the protein MSGTKARSARRHSLRCPRDKRAMGETTMGEAAIDVCGACEGAFFDSGKLFAAAGIAADPSSWDHPETGGAVKESASPIRCPRCEDVVMQAQDVAFDGHDVEIDRCGGSGGVWLDKGELDAIVAIGHAMRPVLDAAPLNTGAAQGLRRSSMNVPSVPFVTASQRSPSSSVKT; encoded by the coding sequence ATGTCGGGGACGAAGGCGCGCTCGGCGCGCAGGCACTCGCTCCGTTGTCCGCGCGACAAGCGGGCGATGGGCGAGACGACGATGGGCGAAGCCGCGATCGACGTGTGCGGCGCGTGCGAGGGGGCGTTCTTCGATTCGGGGAAGCTGTTCGCGGCGGCGGGGATCGCGGCGGATCCGTCGTCGTGGGATCACCCGGAGACGGGCGGCGCGGTGAAGGAGTCGGCGAGCCCGATCCGCTGTCCGCGCTGCGAAGACGTCGTCATGCAGGCGCAGGACGTGGCGTTCGACGGCCACGACGTCGAGATCGATCGCTGCGGCGGGAGCGGCGGGGTGTGGCTCGACAAGGGCGAGCTCGACGCGATCGTCGCGATCGGCCACGCGATGCGGCCGGTGCTCGACGCGGCGCCTCTGAACACGGGCGCCGCTCAGGGCCTCCGTCGCAGCTCGATGAACGTGCCCTCGGTACCCTTCGTGACGGCGAGCCAGAGGTCGCCTTCGTCGTCGGTGAAGACGTAG
- a CDS encoding NifU family protein — translation MTKTLEGVLVDTALPLISIDHADLYVVADSPSEVHLHLGGAYSGCPGVHFVKTHLLAPIVAEVAPKATLTVTSGLPIPKGAKKLG, via the coding sequence ATGACCAAGACGCTCGAAGGCGTGCTCGTCGACACCGCGCTGCCGCTCATCTCGATCGACCACGCCGACCTCTACGTCGTCGCCGACAGCCCGTCCGAGGTCCACCTCCACCTCGGGGGCGCGTACTCCGGGTGCCCGGGCGTCCACTTCGTCAAGACGCACCTCCTCGCGCCGATCGTCGCCGAGGTCGCGCCGAAGGCCACGCTCACCGTGACCTCGGGCCTCCCGATCCCGAAGGGCGCGAAGAAGCTCGGCTGA
- a CDS encoding copper-binding protein: MRSRLAALAFAVAAVVSVSPVDAKDETYKTRGTVQSFGKDRRYVNIAHEDIPGYMMAMTMSFDPRTPAQLDGLAAGDKVRVTFTVSGDKRWIDAIAKD, from the coding sequence ATGAGGTCGCGCCTCGCTGCGCTCGCGTTCGCCGTCGCCGCCGTCGTCTCCGTGTCTCCCGTCGACGCGAAGGACGAGACGTACAAGACGCGCGGCACCGTGCAGTCCTTCGGCAAGGACCGGCGGTACGTCAACATCGCGCACGAAGACATCCCCGGCTACATGATGGCGATGACGATGTCGTTCGACCCACGCACGCCGGCGCAGCTCGACGGGCTGGCGGCGGGCGACAAGGTCCGCGTCACGTTCACGGTGAGCGGCGACAAGCGCTGGATCGACGCGATCGCGAAGGACTAG
- a CDS encoding hybrid sensor histidine kinase/response regulator produces MLALVAEDSRTQAYQLKAFLEANGFEVVVASDGDEALARARERRPDFVISDIVMPKRDGYALCRALKDDPATKDVPVMLVSSLGEPLDVVRALAAGADNFVTKPYEQEQLLRRVRRTLGRGTAAKTSHVSVADESFDIASSREQILDVLVSALEDMNVRKGEIEASRAELSVATTRRDDVLHVVSHELRGPLGVLVMAADVFSADAKTGATPAKQQVFAERVVRQAHRMLNIVDDLLDVSRIDAGELRVEPTDADLVVVVRDAIERIKPSVKKHTIELSAPAAIHVRIDVDRIEQVIANLLTNAIKYAPGGGPIVVDVRTDADAAVVAVTDRGIGIPADAIPRVFERYFRAPGSEKAAKGIGLGLYVTKRLVEAHGGKVWIASEVGEGSTFSFTVPLAQP; encoded by the coding sequence ATGCTCGCGCTCGTCGCCGAAGACAGCCGCACCCAGGCGTACCAGCTGAAGGCGTTCCTCGAAGCGAACGGCTTCGAGGTCGTCGTCGCGAGCGACGGCGACGAGGCGCTCGCGCGCGCGCGGGAGCGGCGCCCCGACTTCGTCATCAGCGACATCGTGATGCCGAAGCGCGACGGCTACGCGCTGTGCCGCGCGCTGAAGGACGATCCCGCGACGAAGGACGTGCCGGTCATGCTCGTGAGCTCGCTCGGCGAGCCGCTCGACGTCGTCCGCGCGCTCGCGGCCGGCGCCGACAACTTCGTGACGAAGCCGTACGAGCAGGAGCAGCTCCTCCGCCGCGTGCGCCGCACGCTCGGCCGCGGGACCGCGGCGAAGACCTCGCACGTCTCGGTCGCGGACGAGTCCTTCGACATCGCGTCGAGCCGCGAGCAGATCCTCGACGTGCTCGTGTCGGCGCTCGAGGACATGAACGTGCGGAAGGGAGAGATCGAGGCGTCGCGCGCGGAGCTCTCGGTCGCGACGACGCGGCGCGACGACGTGCTCCACGTCGTCTCGCACGAGCTCCGCGGCCCGCTCGGCGTGCTCGTGATGGCGGCGGACGTGTTCTCGGCGGACGCGAAGACGGGGGCGACGCCGGCGAAGCAGCAGGTCTTCGCCGAGCGCGTCGTGCGGCAGGCCCATCGCATGCTCAACATCGTGGACGACCTCCTCGACGTCTCGCGCATCGACGCGGGCGAGCTCCGGGTGGAGCCGACCGACGCCGATCTCGTCGTCGTCGTCCGCGACGCGATCGAGCGCATCAAGCCTTCGGTGAAGAAGCACACGATCGAGCTCTCGGCCCCGGCGGCGATCCACGTGCGCATCGACGTCGACCGCATCGAGCAGGTCATCGCGAACCTCCTCACCAACGCGATCAAGTACGCGCCGGGCGGCGGCCCCATCGTCGTCGACGTCCGCACCGACGCGGACGCGGCCGTCGTCGCGGTCACGGATCGAGGCATCGGCATCCCCGCCGACGCGATCCCGCGCGTGTTCGAGCGCTACTTCCGCGCGCCGGGCTCGGAGAAGGCGGCGAAGGGGATCGGCCTCGGCCTCTACGTGACGAAGCGCCTCGTCGAGGCGCACGGCGGCAAGGTGTGGATCGCGAGCGAGGTCGGCGAGGGCAGCACCTTCTCGTTCACGGTCCCGCTGGCGCAGCCTTGA
- a CDS encoding chemotaxis protein CheB, which translates to MTIRVLVVNDSSTARAALRVALEDEQDIEIVAELPSGENAVETALRIEPDVVLMDIVMPNADGYEVTRQILRTRRVPVLLISASVSPKDVAVAIEALRAGAIAVLEAPPSPGDPAYDVKRRAVIHTIRSAAALPRTKLGRTRAFESPAFVAAPPQRAFAIAGMVASLGGPPVVAEILDALVPDHPPVLLVQHIEPSFVDGFVVWLRGAVKTRVVLAEHGADPERGTVYVAPSEHHIGVARDGRLALSTQPPIGGFRPSGTHLLSTLATAYGRRALGVILTGMGRDGAEGAVEMRKTEGFIIAQDEASCAVAGMTNAARQRGAVDLSLVPSAIAAHIR; encoded by the coding sequence ATGACGATCCGCGTCCTCGTCGTGAACGACTCCTCCACCGCGCGCGCGGCGCTGCGGGTCGCGCTCGAGGACGAGCAGGACATCGAGATCGTCGCCGAGCTGCCGTCGGGCGAGAACGCGGTCGAGACCGCGCTGCGGATCGAGCCGGACGTCGTGCTGATGGACATCGTGATGCCGAACGCCGACGGCTACGAGGTCACGCGCCAGATCCTGCGCACGCGCCGGGTCCCGGTCCTCCTCATCTCCGCGAGCGTCTCGCCGAAGGACGTCGCGGTCGCGATCGAGGCCCTCCGCGCGGGCGCGATCGCGGTGCTCGAGGCGCCGCCGTCGCCGGGCGATCCGGCGTACGACGTGAAGCGGCGCGCGGTCATCCACACGATCCGCAGCGCGGCCGCGCTCCCGCGCACGAAGCTGGGACGGACGCGCGCCTTCGAGTCGCCGGCGTTCGTGGCGGCGCCTCCACAGCGGGCCTTCGCGATCGCGGGGATGGTCGCCTCGCTCGGGGGCCCGCCCGTCGTCGCGGAGATCCTCGACGCGCTCGTGCCCGATCACCCGCCGGTCTTGCTCGTGCAGCACATCGAGCCGTCGTTCGTCGACGGCTTCGTCGTGTGGCTCCGCGGCGCGGTGAAGACGAGGGTGGTGCTCGCGGAGCACGGCGCCGATCCCGAGCGCGGCACGGTGTACGTCGCGCCTTCGGAGCATCACATCGGCGTCGCGCGCGACGGACGGCTCGCGCTCTCGACCCAGCCGCCGATCGGCGGGTTCCGCCCCTCCGGGACGCACCTCCTCTCTACCCTCGCGACGGCGTACGGGCGCCGCGCGCTCGGCGTCATCCTGACGGGGATGGGGCGCGACGGTGCGGAGGGTGCGGTGGAGATGCGGAAGACGGAGGGTTTCATCATCGCGCAGGACGAGGCCTCGTGCGCGGTGGCGGGGATGACCAACGCCGCACGGCAGCGTGGCGCGGTCGATTTGAGCCTCGTGCCGAGCGCGATCGCCGCTCACATCCGGTAG
- a CDS encoding response regulator gives MPKASLETLRAIFREELDDMLQLLAQQVDRASADPRGAADEVRRALHTLKGAARAAGYPELEAECHALESRAEKLRGADAEEIAAAAKGAIAALTRFVPIVQAGSAMPSGPVSIATAPAEPAPAVDTVRVDAAALARILDASEELVLDMSRGLARTSQAVTESATAELLRELDFVRGLASALEARTSSQAAGEIRRRLDRALGSARTMAAAAETRGASERVAWKTSSDRAKLVAAAARSLRQERFESLAVSATQAAESAAASTGVKLEIVREGDDVRFDRRLREPLREVLLHLVRNAVAHGIEPPRERRAAGKREQGLLSVRAEEGEGELRVIVRDDGRGIDFDAVAAKARALGIEGDPTELLFAAGLSTRAETDELAGRGVGLDVVRQRVSDLHGRVAVESERGKGTTFLVVVAPDMSLTRALVARAGPFMVAVRLSSVERILRVARSEIDVAGGRAHVLHGGALLPLASVATELGGAASALPDRDHLIAVLTRAGERRVALIVDEIADEREVAVRPLAGRFRRVAFVSGSTVLADGTLGWMLDVRALAAVARGAAPSEEAERAPAKRVLVVDDSATTRELERALLRANGFDVEVAADGEQAWLALTASAASFDVVLSDVEMPRLDGFALLGRIRSTPRLARLPVVLVTALEDPADKQRALDMGASAYIVKSAFDEEQLLDVIAHLL, from the coding sequence GTGCCGAAGGCGTCGCTCGAGACGCTCCGCGCGATCTTCCGCGAGGAGCTCGACGACATGCTGCAGCTCCTCGCGCAGCAGGTCGATCGCGCGTCCGCCGATCCGCGCGGCGCCGCGGACGAGGTGCGTCGCGCGCTCCACACCTTGAAGGGCGCCGCGCGCGCGGCGGGGTACCCCGAGCTCGAGGCGGAGTGCCACGCGCTCGAGTCGCGCGCGGAGAAGCTGCGCGGCGCGGACGCGGAGGAGATCGCGGCCGCGGCGAAGGGCGCGATCGCGGCGCTCACGCGCTTCGTGCCGATCGTGCAGGCCGGCAGCGCGATGCCGAGCGGGCCCGTCTCGATCGCGACCGCGCCGGCGGAGCCCGCGCCCGCGGTCGACACCGTGCGCGTCGACGCGGCCGCGCTCGCGCGGATCCTCGACGCGTCGGAGGAGCTCGTCCTCGACATGTCGCGCGGGCTCGCGCGGACGTCGCAGGCGGTGACGGAGAGCGCGACGGCGGAGCTCCTCCGCGAGCTCGATTTCGTGCGCGGGCTCGCGTCGGCGCTCGAGGCGCGCACGTCGTCGCAGGCGGCGGGCGAGATCCGGCGGCGGCTCGACCGCGCGCTCGGCTCCGCGCGCACGATGGCGGCGGCGGCGGAGACGCGCGGGGCGAGCGAGCGCGTCGCGTGGAAGACGTCCTCCGATCGCGCGAAGCTCGTCGCGGCCGCGGCGCGATCGCTCCGGCAAGAGCGCTTCGAGTCTCTCGCGGTGTCGGCGACGCAGGCGGCCGAGTCCGCGGCCGCGAGCACGGGCGTGAAGCTCGAGATCGTGCGCGAGGGCGACGACGTGCGCTTCGACCGCCGCCTCCGCGAGCCGCTCCGCGAGGTGCTCCTCCACCTCGTCCGCAACGCGGTCGCGCACGGCATCGAGCCTCCGCGCGAGCGGCGCGCGGCGGGCAAACGCGAGCAGGGGCTCCTCTCCGTCCGCGCGGAGGAAGGGGAGGGCGAGCTCCGCGTCATCGTGCGCGACGACGGCCGCGGGATCGACTTCGACGCGGTGGCGGCGAAGGCGAGGGCGCTCGGGATCGAGGGCGATCCCACCGAGCTGCTCTTCGCGGCGGGGCTCTCCACCCGCGCGGAGACCGACGAGCTCGCGGGGCGCGGGGTCGGCCTCGACGTCGTGCGGCAGCGCGTGAGCGATCTCCACGGCCGCGTCGCGGTGGAGTCGGAGCGCGGGAAGGGGACCACCTTCCTCGTCGTGGTCGCGCCGGACATGAGCCTCACGCGCGCCCTCGTCGCGCGCGCGGGTCCGTTCATGGTCGCGGTGCGGCTCTCGTCGGTGGAGCGGATCCTCCGCGTCGCGCGGAGCGAGATCGACGTCGCCGGCGGGCGCGCGCACGTCCTCCACGGCGGCGCGCTCCTCCCGCTCGCGAGCGTCGCGACCGAGCTCGGAGGGGCGGCGAGCGCGCTCCCCGATCGCGATCACCTCATCGCCGTGCTCACCCGCGCGGGCGAGCGGCGCGTCGCGCTCATCGTCGACGAGATCGCGGACGAGCGTGAGGTCGCGGTGCGTCCGCTCGCGGGGCGCTTCCGTCGCGTCGCGTTCGTGAGCGGCTCGACGGTGCTCGCCGACGGCACGCTCGGCTGGATGCTCGACGTGCGGGCGCTCGCGGCGGTGGCGCGCGGCGCGGCGCCGTCCGAGGAGGCCGAGCGCGCGCCGGCGAAGCGGGTCCTCGTCGTCGACGACTCCGCGACGACGCGCGAGCTCGAGCGCGCGCTGCTCCGCGCGAACGGCTTCGACGTCGAGGTCGCCGCCGACGGCGAGCAGGCGTGGCTCGCCCTCACCGCGAGCGCGGCCTCGTTCGACGTGGTCCTCTCCGACGTCGAGATGCCGCGCCTCGACGGCTTCGCGCTCCTCGGCCGCATTCGCTCCACGCCGCGGCTCGCGCGCCTCCCGGTCGTGCTCGTCACCGCGCTCGAGGACCCGGCCGACAAACAGCGCGCCCTCGACATGGGCGCGTCGGCGTATATCGTGAAGAGCGCGTTCGACGAGGAGCAGCTCCTCGACGTGATCGCGCATCTTCTCTGA
- a CDS encoding methyl-accepting chemotaxis protein, translating to MSLSIRARLVIAFGFVIGVIALLSALTYTREAELERSLTATANKTLVATRSLGVVRVYIERIRQRHFFHAASKTPAEMALIEAEIAKLEADIETELKAAESTFDDDERRQVVASLRSGLQAYHDVREGEFYPVSRRGDVETSVNVVTLLLSQRYVQLTNESEKLKLATDRAVDHANASMRTSIEDGRKTSLAISILGVVAAAFFALFVTRNIVARLTHLAAVAAAVRAGDTKQRAKTGGSDELGVLATSFDAMLDELARRVRETERLAEEQKESREDLAKAVAVYGAAVEKIAGGDLTTSVGKAGSEEIAGLGENLGRMSGGLRSMALRVQEAVALLGSAAAQIMTTAAEQSSSATETAAAVTETVATVEEVARTAEQSTERAKTAVEASERSITVTDQGRSAVEEALSTMDRVRDQMAAIGERMLALSEQAQAAGGITGSVAELAEQSNLLALNASIEAARAGEHGRGFAVVAQEVRGLAEQSKRAAGQIRGMLGDIQKSAQAAVLAVEEGSRAVQTAGSAAKRSGERIEELATTIASTADIVKHTLSATQPVITGMSQITQAMRSIEQAALQASEGTRQTESAARDLNSLSSTLRDVVAQYRT from the coding sequence GGCGTCATCGCCCTCCTCAGCGCGCTCACGTACACGCGCGAGGCCGAGCTCGAGCGGAGCCTCACCGCGACCGCGAACAAGACGCTCGTCGCGACGCGCTCGCTCGGCGTCGTGCGCGTCTACATCGAGCGGATCCGCCAGCGCCACTTCTTCCACGCCGCGTCGAAGACGCCGGCCGAGATGGCGTTGATCGAGGCGGAGATCGCGAAGCTCGAGGCCGACATCGAGACGGAGCTCAAGGCGGCGGAGTCGACGTTCGACGACGACGAGCGGCGCCAGGTCGTCGCCTCGCTCCGCAGCGGACTGCAGGCCTACCACGACGTCCGCGAGGGCGAGTTCTACCCCGTGAGCCGGCGTGGCGACGTGGAGACCTCGGTCAACGTCGTGACGTTGCTGCTCTCGCAGCGGTACGTCCAGCTCACGAACGAGTCGGAGAAGCTCAAGCTCGCGACCGATCGCGCGGTCGACCACGCGAACGCCTCGATGCGCACCTCGATCGAGGACGGACGCAAGACGTCGCTCGCGATCAGCATCCTCGGCGTCGTCGCGGCGGCGTTCTTCGCGCTCTTCGTGACGAGGAACATCGTCGCGCGCCTCACCCACCTCGCCGCGGTCGCGGCGGCGGTGAGGGCGGGCGACACGAAGCAGCGCGCGAAGACGGGCGGCAGCGACGAGCTCGGCGTCCTCGCGACGTCCTTCGACGCGATGCTCGACGAGCTCGCGCGGAGGGTGCGCGAGACGGAGCGCCTCGCGGAGGAGCAGAAGGAGAGCCGCGAAGACCTCGCGAAGGCGGTCGCGGTGTACGGCGCCGCGGTCGAGAAGATCGCGGGCGGCGATCTCACGACGAGCGTCGGCAAGGCCGGCTCCGAGGAGATCGCCGGCCTCGGCGAGAACCTCGGCCGCATGAGCGGCGGCCTCCGCTCGATGGCGCTCCGCGTGCAAGAGGCGGTCGCGCTCCTCGGCTCGGCGGCGGCGCAGATCATGACGACGGCGGCGGAGCAGAGCTCGAGCGCGACGGAGACGGCGGCGGCGGTGACGGAGACGGTCGCCACCGTCGAGGAGGTCGCGCGCACGGCGGAGCAGTCGACCGAGCGCGCGAAGACCGCGGTCGAGGCCTCGGAGCGCAGCATCACGGTGACGGACCAAGGGCGCAGCGCGGTCGAAGAGGCGCTCTCGACGATGGACCGCGTGCGCGATCAGATGGCAGCGATCGGAGAGCGGATGCTCGCGCTCTCGGAGCAGGCGCAGGCCGCGGGCGGCATCACCGGCTCGGTCGCGGAGCTCGCGGAGCAGTCGAACCTCCTCGCCCTCAACGCGTCGATCGAGGCGGCGCGCGCGGGCGAGCACGGCCGCGGCTTCGCCGTCGTCGCGCAGGAGGTCCGCGGCCTCGCGGAGCAGTCGAAGCGCGCGGCGGGGCAGATCCGCGGCATGCTCGGCGACATCCAGAAGTCGGCGCAGGCGGCGGTGCTCGCGGTCGAAGAGGGGAGCCGCGCGGTGCAGACGGCGGGGAGCGCGGCGAAGCGATCGGGCGAGCGGATCGAGGAGCTCGCGACGACGATCGCGAGCACGGCCGACATCGTGAAGCACACGCTCTCCGCGACCCAGCCCGTCATCACGGGCATGTCGCAGATCACGCAGGCGATGCGATCGATCGAGCAGGCCGCGCTCCAGGCGTCGGAGGGGACGCGCCAGACCGAGAGCGCCGCGCGCGACCTCAACTCCCTGAGCTCCACGCTCCGCGACGTGGTCGCGCAGTACCGGACCTGA